The Desulfatibacillum aliphaticivorans DSM 15576 nucleotide sequence ATGAGAAGGCAGCAATCAGCATTTTGACTGTTCTCATCGATGTGATCAAACACATCAGGCAAGACACAGTCATTAACGGCCAATAATAATTTGGCTTTGCCAAACGCCAGATACAGCGTCAGAATATTGTCTTTTACATCCCACTCCCATTCTGGCTTGGGTGTTGGATGCTTGATCCTTTTTTTTACTACAAATTCAGAGCATTGCCCGATGGAGAAAAAACTTTGTTTGTAGGCCCATGGGTTTCTTTGCAATTGTAATTTACCTATATGTGAAGACAATGCGCAACCAATTAGAGTTCCATACTCCACCTCATCACACATTCGCATTTTATCGCTGAAAATTTGTATAATTTCATCTTCACCTGTTTTTTTGTTTAATATAGCAAATTCAGGATGGACCAAGCTGCCGTCTGGGTTCCTTAATCCGATATTTTGCTCCATTTTAGATACCACCCAATTAGTAATCTTTGTTTTGTCATAATTTGATGGCATATAGCACGGATCATAGCATGATCCCGTGTTGACAGTCCCCTTTGCCGAAATTCTGTATTTTTTCCCGACCTCCAACTCCACGCCAGTGTCAACCCAGTAACGATTGGCATTGACTGGAACAATAATTAATTGCTCCCCCTTTCCTTCGCTGATTGTCACGGTAGCTTGCCCTGGTCCAATACTTACTGTCGTGAGACCGGCAGACCGGACTTTTCGGATAAAGCCTGGCCCAAGGAACCAAAGCACCAGGATCACTAGTATAAAGTAGATCATACCTGGCGACAAAAAAACTTCCCGGAGAAGTTGAGAGACCTTTTTCTCGTCACTCATAATTACATCTTTCATTTTAGAGGAGTATTTTGATTCCGACAAAGTCGGAGTTCTATATGAAGATTTTAATTGGTTTTTATATGTTACTAATTTACACTAATATGCGTCAACCCCTAAAAATCATAAAATATTTACTGTCGTCTACAAGGATGTATCGGGTACTCGTTGCTGAAAGAATTCCCCGCAGACTAAACCCGGTTTTCACATCGTTATATGAACAACGCCGCACCCTTTTTGGGGGTGTGGCGTTGGCAATTTGCAGCGGTCTATTAAGCCCGTTTTGCTAATTCGGATACATTCCCTCCACCAGGGAGTTGTACTTTTCGTTGATCACGTTGCGTTTGAGCTTGAGGGACGCGGTCATCTCGCCTGATTCCTGGGAGAACTCGTCCTTGATGATACGATATTGCTTGATGGTTTCAAACCGGGCCAGGTGGGAGTTCCGTTCGGCCACGTGGCGATCTACAATGGCCAGGAATTCCGGGTTGTCCAAAAGCTCCCGGGGCTCGGAATAGGCGATGCCTTCCTTTTCCGCCAGGGTTTGGGCCTGCTCCATGTTGATGTTCACCAGGGCGGAGAGGTATTTCCTCCGGTCTCCGATCACTATGAAATGCAGGAACAGGGGATCGGACATAAACAGGGACTCGATTTTCTGGGGGGCGATGTTTTTTCCGCCTGCGGTGATGATCAGGTCTTTTTTTCGGCCCGTGATTTTTAGGAATCCCCGGTCGTCCAATTCCCCCAAATCTCCGGACATAAAGTATCCATCTTCCGTAAAGGCCCTTCGTGTTTCCTGCTCCAGGTTCCAATATCCCGTAAACACGTTGTCGCCCTTGATAAGCACCTCTCCGTCCTGGGCGATTTTCACGTCCACGCCAGGCAAGGGAGGTCCAACCGTGCCGATGCGGTAGTCGGACAGGTTGCTTAAGGCGGCCGGCGCCGTGGTTTCGGTCAGGCCGTAGCCTTCCACGACGGAGATTCCCGCGGCGTTGAAAAAAAGCTGGATTTCCCGGGCCGTGGGGCCGCCGGCGGCCATGATGTACTTGACCCTTCCGCCCAGGCGGTCCTGGAGCTTTTTGAATACCAACTGATAAGCCAGCCGGTATTTAAGGGCCAGGACCAGGGGGACGGGCTTTTTGGCCTCCCGGAGTTCGCTGACCTGTTCGCCGATTTTTTGGCTCCAGTAGAAGATTTTTTGCATGGGCAAGGGCTGGGTTTCCACCTGCTCCATGATCTTCTGGAACACCTTTTCGCATACCCTGGGCACGGCCATGATGATGGTGGGCCGCCGCTCCTGGAGGTCTTCCAATAGGGTGGTGAAGTTTTCAGCAAAGGAAGCGGTGATGCCCGCGTACATGCCCATGTAATGGTCGGCGATGCGCCCGAACACGTGGCAAAGGGGCAGAAAAGGCACGGTCTGGTCCTTTTCATCCGCGTAACCGGGCGTGATGCCGGCAAGCCCCTGGATCACGAACATGATGTTTTGATGGGTGATCATCACCCCCTTAGGCATGCCCGTAGTGCCGGAGGTGTAGACGATGGTGGCCAGGTCGCCTGGTTTGGACATGGCGGCGCTGCGTTCGAAAAGGCCGGGATCCTGCTCGTTCTTCTTAAGGCCTATTTCCATGAGCCTGGCGAAGGAGATCAGCCCCCCGTCTCCATTCGTGGGAACGTCTCCGATTGTGACGATGGCTTGCAGGGATGGATTGGCCGCCCGGATGCGTTTGGCTTTTTCCAACTGTTCCTTGTCGCCCACGATAAGCGCCTTGCATCCGGAGTCCTGCACAATGTAACCGGCCTCCTCCTCCGTCAAAGTGGGGTATAGGGGGACCACCACGGCGCCAATGCCCAGGCCGCCCATATCGGAATACAGCCATTCCAGATAATTATCGGAGAAAATGCCTATGCGGTCGCCCCGCTCCACGCCTAAGGAGGCGAAGCCCAATCCTGCGGCCCGGGCGTTTTCATAGTACTGAGTCCAGGTGGCCGATTGCCACGCGCCGTTTTTCTTTTTTTCCAGGGCGATTCGGTTGGAGTATTTGTTTGCGCGATTCTTGAAAACTTCGTTGATGGTACGTTCCACGTTATTCTTCCCCCCTCGCGCCTTTTGTAACGGCAAGGCCCGGTTGCAAAAGGCGCGATTTTGTAAAAAGCTGGATCAAAGCCGGCCGAATCGCCAGGGGCAAGGCCTCCCCGTGGATGCGCTTCGGCCTGAATGGAAATTATCTTTCGTTAATTACAAAGCGTCTCATGCCCGGAATATGGGTCTCGGTCCAGTACCGCTCCCAATCAAGGGTGGAGGAGTCCACATTAAAGTCTTTTTGGTCCTGCTCCGGCATTTTATCCAAAAGAGCCAGGGTGTTATGGGTCATGAATTTCCACGTGTTGATGGTGTATACGGAATAAAGATCGGAAAACTGGCAAAGCCGGTCGATCTGCTTGGCCGTGCCGTCAATCCATTTGCAGGCCTTTTTGGCCGGCCCCAGGCTTCTGACAATAGGTATGCTGGAAATCACCTTGCCAGCCATGGTCAAGGGCAGCTTGCGTTTTTTCTGGTAAAAATTCACGAATTTCTTGGGATCGGGGTAGAACTGGGCCGGCGCGGGCTTGCAAGGCTTGCCCTTTTTGTCCATGAGCGGATCCCTTTTAAAGTATTCCAGCCAGATTTTGCTGATTTCCTTTAAGGTGATGGGCTTGCGGTGGCTGGTGCCGATCTGGAAGACCGACATGGCGCCTTCCTCGCCCTGCAATGCGCAGGCCGCCATGATCAGGTTGACCACGTAATCCACGGGAACCGTGTCGATGATGGTCTGGGGATCCCCGGGGAAAGCCTTGATCATGCCCCTGCCCACGCCTTCGATCAGGGGCTCCACCAGATGATAACCCTCCAGCCACCCCTGGATCGGGTCCTTGACCGCGCTGGTAATTCCGGGAGGCCGGATAATGCTCAAAGGCACGGGGCCGTGATTTTTTGTCAGCAGCATTTCGGCCATGGCCTTGCTTAACGTATAAGAGTCAAACCATCCGTGCAGCCTGGCCCGCTCCCTGCCGTAAGCGGAAAGCTCCTGCCTGATGTGCCAGTTCCTGGCCCTCTGAAAAAGCTGATCCATGGACTCGGAGGCGTATTTTTTTATCCCGGCCAACTCCCTGGCGTTTTTCTCAAACAACGGCTTCTTGGAGGGATGATCCGCGTCTTCATGCACCTTGTCCGCGTACTCCAGGGCTCTGCGGATTTCCTCATCCAAATCAAAAGGATGCTTGCCGTTACCCAATAGGTTGGCGATGCTCTTCTTGGGGTCGAAAGGCTCTTCAAACACCTCGCCGCTCCGGCTGCCGTGCACAAAAGCAGAGGAAACATGGACGAAGCGGGGCGGGGGCGTCGCCTTTTTGGCCATTTCCATAAGCCTGGCGCCGGCCAGGGTGTTCACCCGCACGGAATAGTCAAAGCGTTCGTCCCAGTTCACGCAGGCGGCGATATGGATGACTGCGTCCAGGCTTTCAAACAGTTTGGTCTGGTCCTTTTTCTTCAGTCCCAGGTCCTTTTCAAACAAATCGCAAGCATACACTTCCAGCTTTTCATCTAAAAAGGATAAAAAATCAGGATGCCTGGACCTGAGCCGGGCGAAAGCGGCCGAATCCAAAAGGCTTTGTTCCAGACGCTCTTTGGCGGCCTCATGAGGCGACCCATTGGACTTGCCGGGGCGCGCTAACAGGCGGATTTTACCGATTTCAGGAGCTTCCCATAAAATCCTCTCAAGAAGAACCTTGCCTAAAAATCCGGTGGAACCGGTAATGAGAATAGTCTTGTTGTTAAAATACTCTTTAATCATGGGTTATCTTCTCCAGGCTGTGGGGAATAGGCGCTTAGAATGTGGAGTATAAGATATTATAACAAAAATCATGCCAGGATGGAAGGGTAACGGATTTTAATTAATTATCAGGGGGATATAAAAAACTTGCAAAAAATTGAACGATCGGATATATTTCAAAAATGAAATTGGCCTTGCACAAATGAAATACTCCAACAGAGGAACACCTCCCTCATGCTCGCTCAAGACCTGAGACCGGAAGAAATTTTCCGCCGGGACAGGGCCTCGGGCTTCCCGCTATTCGGAAGCCAGCGCCTGCTTATTACCGGCGTGCCCACCCTGCAGCGGTTCGGAAACGATTTAAGGACCATCATGGGCCAGAGGACGTCGGCCACGGTCATGACCCGTTTGGGCTACGACACCGGACTGGCGGCCGCCATGGCCCTGGCGGACATGTACGAGTTCGACTCCCCCGAAGAATGGCTGAAGTCGTTCAAGGTGCTGCTGCCTGCCACGGGCATGGCCGTGGAGCGGGACAGCCAAATCCATTTCGATCCTGAAAACAAGACTCTCCGTTACACGGGAATCTGGGAAAAGTCATTTGAAGCCCAGGTGTGGAGCATGTTTACGGAAGGGATCAGCGATAAGCCGGTCTGCCATGTGCTGAGCGGGATTGTAAGCGGCTTTTTCACCGCCATCCTGGGCAAGGACGTCCTGGTGCACGAATTGTCGTGTAAGGCCCAGGGCCATGACTATTGCACATTTGAAGCCCGGCCCATGGAGGAGTGGGGGGAGGATCCGCTAAAAATCCACGAACCCCTGGATGAAGACTGGCTGAACGATGAAATCCATCGTCTGCAAAAGGAATTGAAGCAGTCCCGGCAGGTGCTTGAAAAGCGGGACCAGGAGTTGCAGCGGCTGAAAACCGGTCCGGAAAAGAACCGGCACGGCATTGTGTTTCGCAGCCCGGAAATGGGCAAGATCGTG carries:
- a CDS encoding AMP-dependent synthetase/ligase, translating into MERTINEVFKNRANKYSNRIALEKKKNGAWQSATWTQYYENARAAGLGFASLGVERGDRIGIFSDNYLEWLYSDMGGLGIGAVVVPLYPTLTEEEAGYIVQDSGCKALIVGDKEQLEKAKRIRAANPSLQAIVTIGDVPTNGDGGLISFARLMEIGLKKNEQDPGLFERSAAMSKPGDLATIVYTSGTTGMPKGVMITHQNIMFVIQGLAGITPGYADEKDQTVPFLPLCHVFGRIADHYMGMYAGITASFAENFTTLLEDLQERRPTIIMAVPRVCEKVFQKIMEQVETQPLPMQKIFYWSQKIGEQVSELREAKKPVPLVLALKYRLAYQLVFKKLQDRLGGRVKYIMAAGGPTAREIQLFFNAAGISVVEGYGLTETTAPAALSNLSDYRIGTVGPPLPGVDVKIAQDGEVLIKGDNVFTGYWNLEQETRRAFTEDGYFMSGDLGELDDRGFLKITGRKKDLIITAGGKNIAPQKIESLFMSDPLFLHFIVIGDRRKYLSALVNINMEQAQTLAEKEGIAYSEPRELLDNPEFLAIVDRHVAERNSHLARFETIKQYRIIKDEFSQESGEMTASLKLKRNVINEKYNSLVEGMYPN
- a CDS encoding SDR family oxidoreductase, which gives rise to MIKEYFNNKTILITGSTGFLGKVLLERILWEAPEIGKIRLLARPGKSNGSPHEAAKERLEQSLLDSAAFARLRSRHPDFLSFLDEKLEVYACDLFEKDLGLKKKDQTKLFESLDAVIHIAACVNWDERFDYSVRVNTLAGARLMEMAKKATPPPRFVHVSSAFVHGSRSGEVFEEPFDPKKSIANLLGNGKHPFDLDEEIRRALEYADKVHEDADHPSKKPLFEKNARELAGIKKYASESMDQLFQRARNWHIRQELSAYGRERARLHGWFDSYTLSKAMAEMLLTKNHGPVPLSIIRPPGITSAVKDPIQGWLEGYHLVEPLIEGVGRGMIKAFPGDPQTIIDTVPVDYVVNLIMAACALQGEEGAMSVFQIGTSHRKPITLKEISKIWLEYFKRDPLMDKKGKPCKPAPAQFYPDPKKFVNFYQKKRKLPLTMAGKVISSIPIVRSLGPAKKACKWIDGTAKQIDRLCQFSDLYSVYTINTWKFMTHNTLALLDKMPEQDQKDFNVDSSTLDWERYWTETHIPGMRRFVINER